A stretch of DNA from Basfia succiniciproducens:
TTTGTAATCGGACGCCCCGAATACCAAGCGTTTGATTCGGCTGTGTAAAATTGCGCCGGCGCACATGGTGCAGGGTTCTAAAGTCACGTATAAAGTGGTATTGAGCAGGCGGTAATTTTGGATTTTTTGCGCGGCGTTACGCAACGCAATAATTTCGGCATGGGCGGTGGGATCCGAGTTTACAATAGAGAGATTCCAGCCTTCACCAATGATATTGCCCCGTTCATCCACCAATACGGCACCTACGGGAATTTCCCCTAAAGCTTCCGCCTTGTCGGCAAGGAAAAGAGCTCGATTCATCATTTTTTCGTCAAAGCTAATTTGTTGATCCATAAGAATTATCAGGCTGTTAATTGAGATGAAAAAAAGTGCGGTCAAAAATTTAATATTTTTCTGCGTATTTACGGACGCCAAACAGGCATCCCTACATTTTATGTTGAAAAAATATTTTCCATAACAGATGAAAATATTAAATTTTTGACCGCACTTTTGTCGGTTTATACCGAGAACGGATATTTTATCGGTTCGTGGCATTGGTAACCAACGACGTTGAAATCATCCATGGTTACCCAGGTTTCTAAATCTTCAAGGGTTTTAATGTCCGGATTAATTTCCAGTTTTGGCGACGGGAACGGTTCGCGTTTTAACTGCACGTCGCGCATTAGTTCCAGCTGGTCTTCGTAAATATGCGCATTGACGATTTTGTGGTATGCCTGACCGGCTTTTTTACCGGTAATCTGCGCCATTAAAGCTAAGAACGTAAATACTTGAATTTGATTGAAATTCAAGCCTAAAGGTACGTCACAGGAGCGTTGATAACTGGTTAAATAAAGCGTATCGCCCAGCAAAGAAAACGTGTGATTGTACATACAAGGGCGCAGACAACCGAGATCGAATTCGCCTGGGTTTAAAAAGGTCAGAATTTCGCCGCGATCATCAATGCCGCGACTTAAATTGTTGACAATTTTGCGTAATTGATCAACGGTTTCGCCGTTAGGCTTACGCC
This window harbors:
- the tadA gene encoding tRNA adenosine(34) deaminase TadA; translation: MDQQISFDEKMMNRALFLADKAEALGEIPVGAVLVDERGNIIGEGWNLSIVNSDPTAHAEIIALRNAAQKIQNYRLLNTTLYVTLEPCTMCAGAILHSRIKRLVFGASDYKTGAVGSRFHFFEDYKMNHGVEITSGVLQDQCSQKLSRFFQKRREQKKQQKATALLQHPRLNSPEK
- a CDS encoding thymidylate synthase; the protein is MRQYLDLCQRIVNEGCWIENKRTGKRCLTVINADLTYDVANNRFPIITTRKSYWKAAIAEFLGYIRGYDNAADFRKLGAKTWDANANENQVWMNNPHRKGTDDMGRVYGVQGRAWRKPNGETVDQLRKIVNNLSRGIDDRGEILTFLNPGEFDLGCLRPCMYNHTFSLLGDTLYLTSYQRSCDVPLGLNFNQIQVFTFLALMAQITGKKAGQAYHKIVNAHIYEDQLELMRDVQLKREPFPSPKLEINPDIKTLEDLETWVTMDDFNVVGYQCHEPIKYPFSV